In Streptomyces seoulensis, the following are encoded in one genomic region:
- the groL gene encoding chaperonin GroEL (60 kDa chaperone family; promotes refolding of misfolded polypeptides especially under stressful conditions; forms two stacked rings of heptamers to form a barrel-shaped 14mer; ends can be capped by GroES; misfolded proteins enter the barrel where they are refolded when GroES binds) — protein sequence MAKIIAFDEEARRGLERGMNQLADAVKVTLGPKGRNVVLEKKWGAPTITNDGVSIAKEIELEDPYEKIGAELVKEVAKKTDDVAGDGTTTATVLAQALVKEGLRNVAAGANPMALKRGIEKAVEAVSTALLEQAKDVETKEQIASTASISAADTQIGELIAEAMDKVGKEGVITVEESNTFGLELELTEGMRFDKGYISAYFATDMERMEAVLEDPYILIANSKISSVKDLLPLLEKVMQSGKPLLIIAEDVEGEALSTLVVNKIRGTFKSVAVKAPGFGDRRKAMLGDIAILTGGEVISEEVGLKLENASLDLLGRARKVVVTKDETTIVDGAGSSEQVQGRVNQIRAEIENSDSDYDREKLQERLAKLAGGVAVIKAGAATEVELKERKHRIEDAVRNAKAAVEEGIVAGGGVALLQAGQVFDKLELTGDEATGANAVKLALEAPLKQIAVNGGLEGGVVVEKVRNLPVGNGLNAATGEYVDMIAEGIIDPAKVTRSALQNAASIAALFLTTEAVIADKPEKAAAAAPGGMPGGDMDF from the coding sequence ATGGCCAAGATCATCGCGTTCGACGAGGAGGCGCGGCGCGGCCTCGAGCGCGGCATGAACCAGCTCGCGGACGCCGTCAAGGTGACGCTCGGCCCCAAGGGCCGCAACGTCGTCCTCGAGAAGAAGTGGGGCGCCCCCACGATCACCAACGATGGTGTCTCCATCGCCAAGGAGATCGAGCTCGAGGACCCGTACGAGAAGATCGGCGCCGAGCTGGTCAAGGAAGTCGCCAAGAAGACGGACGACGTCGCCGGCGACGGTACGACCACCGCGACCGTGCTGGCCCAGGCCCTGGTCAAGGAGGGCCTGCGCAACGTGGCCGCCGGCGCCAACCCGATGGCCCTCAAGCGCGGCATCGAGAAGGCCGTCGAGGCCGTCTCCACCGCCCTGCTGGAGCAGGCCAAGGATGTGGAGACCAAGGAGCAGATCGCCTCCACCGCCTCCATCTCCGCCGCCGACACCCAGATCGGCGAGCTCATCGCCGAGGCGATGGACAAGGTCGGCAAGGAAGGTGTCATCACCGTCGAGGAGAGCAACACCTTCGGTCTGGAGCTCGAGCTCACCGAGGGCATGCGCTTCGACAAGGGCTACATCTCCGCCTACTTCGCGACCGACATGGAGCGCATGGAGGCGGTGCTGGAGGACCCGTACATCCTCATCGCCAACTCCAAGATCTCCTCGGTCAAGGACCTGCTCCCGCTGCTGGAGAAGGTCATGCAGTCGGGCAAGCCGCTGCTGATCATCGCCGAGGACGTCGAGGGCGAGGCCCTCTCCACCCTGGTGGTCAACAAGATCCGCGGCACCTTCAAGTCCGTCGCCGTCAAGGCCCCGGGCTTCGGCGACCGCCGCAAGGCCATGCTCGGCGACATCGCCATCCTCACCGGTGGCGAGGTCATCTCCGAGGAGGTCGGTCTCAAGCTGGAGAACGCCTCCCTGGACCTGCTGGGCCGCGCCCGCAAGGTCGTCGTCACCAAGGACGAGACCACGATCGTGGACGGCGCCGGCTCCTCGGAGCAGGTGCAGGGCCGCGTGAACCAGATCCGCGCCGAGATCGAGAACAGCGACTCGGACTACGACCGCGAGAAGCTCCAGGAGCGCCTGGCGAAGCTCGCGGGCGGCGTCGCGGTCATCAAGGCCGGTGCCGCCACCGAGGTGGAGCTCAAGGAGCGCAAGCACCGCATCGAGGACGCCGTGCGCAACGCCAAGGCGGCCGTCGAGGAGGGCATCGTCGCCGGTGGTGGCGTGGCCCTGCTGCAGGCCGGCCAGGTCTTCGACAAGCTGGAGCTCACGGGCGACGAGGCGACCGGTGCCAACGCGGTCAAGCTCGCGCTGGAGGCCCCGCTGAAGCAGATCGCCGTCAACGGTGGTCTCGAGGGCGGCGTCGTCGTGGAGAAGGTCCGCAACCTGCCCGTCGGCAACGGCCTGAACGCCGCGACCGGCGAGTACGTCGACATGATCGCCGAGGGCATCATCGACCCGGCGAAGGTCACGCGCTCCGCGCTGCAGAACGCGGCCTCCATCGCCGCGCTGTTCCTCACCACCGAGGCCGTCATCGCCGACAAGCCGGAGAAGGCCGCCGCGGCCGCTCCGGGCGGCATGCCGGGCGGTGACATGGACTTCTGA